One Aegilops tauschii subsp. strangulata cultivar AL8/78 chromosome 2, Aet v6.0, whole genome shotgun sequence genomic window, CTATTACGGTCTTTTTTTTTGCCACGTCGAACATATTTtcgaaaatttcaaaaaaaaaaggaaaaactctGTAACAATCTTTGCTTATTACTCCCTCAAATAAATATCCACATTAAAGACGATGTACATATCTGAACTGATAAATGGGCAGTAATTAAATTCCCAAATATACTGATTAAATGCAATCATCACTGACTAATGATGCTCCAAATGTCGCCCTCTGCTCGTCCTCAATGTCGCCGTCTCTTTCTCCCCCTTGGCAACAGAATCAAACAGAGGAGCCACCAAGATCCCATCTATAAATACCGCCACCTCCGCCGATCGTCTTCCACCTCGCCTTCGTCTCCGCCGATTTGTCTCCACCCACCCACCTGCCGTCCTCACTCCCCTCCGCCGGCCCGCCCGTTCAGAGTGACGAAATGGCCGTGTCGACGGAGCTGCCGGAGGCCGGGTCcccgcaggagcaggagcagggGACGGAGGCGCCGCCCGGCCCCGGCCTGCGGTACAACTCGCCGCTGGTCCAGGTGTCGCTGATCGGGCTGGTGTGCTTCTGCTGCCCGGGCATGTTCAACGCGCTGTCCGGGCTGGGCGGCGGCGGGCAGTTCGACCACACCACGGCCGACAACGCCAACACGGCGCTCTACGCCTGCTTCGCCATCTTCGGCGTCCTCGGCGGCGCCGCGCACAACCTGCTCGGCCCGCGCCTCACGCTGCTCCTCGGCTCCCTCACCTACCCGCTCTACGCCGCCTCCTTCCTCTACTACAACCACCGCAAGTCCCAGACGTTCCCCATCATCGCCGGCGCGCTCCTCGGCGCCGGCGCGGGCCTGCTCTGGGCGGCGCAGGGCGCCATCATGACCTCGTACCCGCCGCCCAACCGCCGGGGCAGCTACATCTCGCTCTTCTGGTGCCTCTTCAACCTGGGCGGCGTGctgggcggcctcctccccttctcCTTCAACTACGCCCGCACCGACGCCGGCAGCGTCAACGACGCCACCTACGGGGCCTTCATCGGCTTCATGCTCCTCGGCGCCGCGCTCACCTTCCTCGTCCTGCCGCCCGCCAGGATCGTCCGCGACGACGGCACGCGCGCCACCAGGGTCACCTACTCCTCCGTGTCCACCGAGGGGTGGGAGATCCTCAAGCTCTTCACCAACTGGAGGATGCTGCTCATCCTGCCCGCCGCATGGGCCAGCAACTTCTTCTACACCTACCAGTTTAACAACGTCAATGGCCTCCTCTTCACCCTCCGCACCAAGGGCCTCAACAACGTTTTCTACTGGGGCGCGCAGATGATCGGCTCCGCCGGCATCGGATACTTCCTCGACTTCGGCTTCGCCAGCCGCAGGAAGCGGGGCCTCATGGgggtcgccgccgtcgccctccTCGGCACCGCCATCTGGGCCGGCGGCCTCGCCAACCAGCTCAGGTACCTCGACGGCGAATTCCCCGACAAGATCGACTTCAAGGAGGGCCGCCGCTACGCCGGGCCCTTCCTGCTCTACTTCAGCTACGGCCTCATGGACGCCATCTTCCAGAGCCTCATCTACTGGATCATCGGCGCACTCGCAAACGACTCGCAGATCCTAAGCAGGTACTCTCCATATAGACTCTCCATTTATGACCAATTCAATTAGTACCAATGCTGAATCTTCACCTTGTTTAAGATATACTAGTACTAGTATGTTTGAATTGGTTAGCTGTTAAGTTATTGTTTGGGATTAATCAATAGGATGCTTTGCTTAGAACAAACAGTCAAACATATATATATTGCTCAAATTAACTTGAAGCCACTGTTCTGTTTGcagaagaagaacttcttcttcCCATGGTTCTCACTCTGTTTTGATACTAGCAGACTCTGCTTAGAAAAGCTTCACACTAGAAAGAATAAGAAACTCCATAAACTTTGGAGAGTCCACGGACTTTACACGGCTAGGCTAGGTTCAATTTTAAAATGCATGATGAAACATGCCATCTGAATCATCATTCATCCCTGTGGAAAGGgggtcatctttttcatgtagtaAAATACTAGTACTACACTCAACTGAAGTGTGATGACCATCACGGCAGATACTGACTAGTTAAGACAACAAGGATGAGATATGCTGCACATGCCTTGACTTGTGAATGCTGCCCCTTTCCAAAATCTAATTAAAAGGGGAACATCATTTCAGCCTCACTTTTTCCCCATTTGGAATTTAGATGTCAGAGTCTTGTTTGCTGTCTGGAACCTAGTGTTATCCAGCTTTGCCCAATTTAATGCATCAGAAAAATCTGCCGCTGCTGCTGATGAATGAATGAATGATCGGTGCGGCGGTTAGGCATCCTTAGACGAAAGAGTGATCTTTCAGGTTTGGTGCTTACACCAATAAATTTGATACCTGATAGGCTGTGATGGATAAAGATTCTTATCCAACTACCTTTTCCTTCTCTTTTATATTAGAATAAATTCACAATGTTGCTCTCGTAGGTTGGTCCTAAGAAATAGACTAAAATGGTCCTTAGTGTCATAGTCTGTGTGAAGAGGCCTTGGTGTGTAAGTAATACTTTCTCAAGTCTGAACAGTCTCATGCATCATCCTTAACATGCTGTATCCTCATGCATAATGCATTTGGTGTTGGTGCTGGTCAATAGAATTGCTCTTCTGAACTAAAGTGTATGCAATCGGTGTTGGTCAATATATCAAGTAGCTGTCTGAATAAACTTTCAACTTCTGCTGTTGCAGATACGTTGGGTTCTACAAGGGTGTGCAGAGCGCAGGAGCAGCCGTGGCATGGCAGGTCGACACCCACAAGACATCCCTGCTGTCGCAGCTGATCGTCAACTGGGGGCTGTGCACCGTCAGCTACCCGCTGCTGGCCGTCCTGGTGCTCCTGGCCGTGAAGGACGAGGACTACTCGGTGTCCAACGTCGACGACGGCGGCAAGGAGAAAGACACCAAGATGGCCGCGCCATCAAGCTTCCACTGAGGAGAGGATACGTTTCAGTTATTCATCCGCGTGTTCGCCTGCCGTGATATTTCACAAGTACAATGGTTTAGGCCGTGGTGTAGGCGTGAGTACTCACTGATTGATCATCGTGCAATCTTTGTGTTGTGTCAGATTGttactggtgtgtgtgtgtgtggttcaTGGCAGTGGTGTAGTGTTCATTGGCAACACCATGTGGcaatttttttctctgttttcaTTGTCGTCGGTTCACTTTAGCTGCAGTAAATGGTAACAATACAGAGTATACAGCTTCATCACTTGTTCAAACAGCTATGTCAATCAGGAAAATGGTGGTGGTGGATTCTTCAGTGTGCGCATGCGGTGTGTGCTGAGAGTCTGCTATGCCGGTTGGTGCTCACGGCTC contains:
- the LOC109770961 gene encoding UNC93-like protein 1 gives rise to the protein MAVSTELPEAGSPQEQEQGTEAPPGPGLRYNSPLVQVSLIGLVCFCCPGMFNALSGLGGGGQFDHTTADNANTALYACFAIFGVLGGAAHNLLGPRLTLLLGSLTYPLYAASFLYYNHRKSQTFPIIAGALLGAGAGLLWAAQGAIMTSYPPPNRRGSYISLFWCLFNLGGVLGGLLPFSFNYARTDAGSVNDATYGAFIGFMLLGAALTFLVLPPARIVRDDGTRATRVTYSSVSTEGWEILKLFTNWRMLLILPAAWASNFFYTYQFNNVNGLLFTLRTKGLNNVFYWGAQMIGSAGIGYFLDFGFASRRKRGLMGVAAVALLGTAIWAGGLANQLRYLDGEFPDKIDFKEGRRYAGPFLLYFSYGLMDAIFQSLIYWIIGALANDSQILSRYVGFYKGVQSAGAAVAWQVDTHKTSLLSQLIVNWGLCTVSYPLLAVLVLLAVKDEDYSVSNVDDGGKEKDTKMAAPSSFH